The following are from one region of the Variovorax sp. V213 genome:
- a CDS encoding sialic acid TRAP transporter substrate-binding protein SiaP translates to MNSKRNTLKAIAACALAATALGATGIAGAQTKLKWAHVYETSEPFHKYSVWAAEEIKKRTNGRYDIQVFPASSLGKESDINQGLTLGTVDIVLTGASFAGNTYKPLAVTYFPFIFRDSEHLLKYARSDVFQELAKGYDEKSGNHITALNYYGARHVTSSAAKPVTKPEDMKGLKIRVPDAPAYLAFPKALGANATPIAFAEVYLALQNNTVDAQENPLPTIEAKKFFEVQKNISLTGHIIDSLLTVTSGQLWGKLSADEKKIFTEVMQEAAEKTGRDIIASEARLTEEFKKKGNNVITVDKAAFREAVLKNTKPTDHGYRQQDYDRIVSIK, encoded by the coding sequence ATGAACAGCAAACGCAACACCCTCAAGGCCATTGCCGCCTGCGCGCTGGCCGCAACGGCGCTGGGCGCCACGGGCATCGCCGGCGCGCAGACCAAGCTCAAGTGGGCGCATGTGTACGAAACCTCGGAGCCGTTCCACAAGTACTCGGTGTGGGCCGCGGAAGAGATCAAGAAGCGCACCAATGGCAGGTACGACATCCAGGTGTTCCCGGCATCGAGCCTCGGCAAGGAGTCGGACATCAACCAGGGCCTCACGCTCGGCACGGTCGACATCGTCCTGACCGGCGCCAGCTTCGCGGGCAACACCTACAAGCCGCTGGCCGTGACCTACTTTCCGTTCATCTTCCGCGACTCGGAGCACCTGCTGAAGTACGCCAGGAGCGACGTGTTCCAGGAGCTTGCCAAGGGCTACGACGAGAAGAGCGGCAACCACATCACGGCGCTCAACTACTACGGTGCGCGCCATGTCACGTCGAGCGCCGCCAAGCCGGTGACCAAGCCCGAAGACATGAAGGGCTTGAAGATCCGCGTGCCCGACGCACCCGCTTACCTGGCCTTTCCCAAGGCGCTGGGCGCCAACGCCACGCCCATCGCGTTCGCCGAGGTCTACCTTGCGCTGCAGAACAACACGGTCGATGCGCAAGAAAACCCGCTGCCCACCATCGAGGCCAAGAAGTTCTTCGAGGTGCAGAAGAACATCTCGCTCACGGGCCACATCATCGACTCGCTGCTGACGGTGACCTCCGGCCAGCTGTGGGGCAAGCTGTCGGCCGACGAGAAGAAGATCTTCACCGAGGTGATGCAGGAAGCCGCCGAAAAGACCGGCCGCGACATCATCGCCTCGGAGGCCCGCCTGACCGAAGAATTCAAGAAGAAGGGCAACAACGTGATCACGGTGGACAAGGCCGCGTTCCGCGAAGCGGTGCTGAAGAACACCAAGCCGACGGATCACGGCTACCGCCAGCAGGATTACGACCGCATCGTGAGCATCAAGTAA
- a CDS encoding TRAP transporter small permease, whose translation MTEQKIIDDEGHFHAEDEVVDLSPTIAEGWIALAIFWMLGLTVFYQFVTRYVMNDSAAWTEEVARYMLIAVVFIGAAIGVAKNNQIQVDFFYRHMPAAMGRWMSRAVDVLRTAFFAAAVVMTVQMMLKIGNTTRMTIVDAPMNIVYGLCLLGFVAMTWRSIQVARTHWKRNYSVLERPESTLADR comes from the coding sequence ATGACCGAACAAAAAATCATTGACGACGAAGGTCACTTCCACGCGGAAGACGAGGTGGTCGACCTTTCGCCGACCATCGCCGAAGGCTGGATCGCGCTCGCGATCTTCTGGATGCTCGGGCTCACGGTGTTCTACCAGTTCGTCACGCGCTACGTGATGAACGACTCGGCCGCGTGGACCGAGGAGGTTGCGCGCTACATGCTGATTGCCGTGGTCTTCATCGGCGCGGCCATCGGCGTGGCGAAGAACAACCAGATCCAGGTCGATTTCTTCTATCGCCACATGCCGGCGGCCATGGGCCGATGGATGTCGCGTGCGGTCGACGTGCTGCGCACCGCCTTCTTCGCCGCCGCCGTGGTCATGACCGTGCAGATGATGCTGAAGATCGGCAACACCACGCGCATGACCATCGTCGACGCACCGATGAACATCGTCTACGGCCTGTGCCTTCTGGGCTTCGTGGCAATGACCTGGCGCTCGATCCAGGTGGCGCGCACTCACTGGAAGCGCAACTACAGCGTGCTCGAACGCCCCGAATCCACCCTCGCCGACCGCTGA
- a CDS encoding TRAP transporter large permease yields MLKIFFLVFMAGGIPVAVAMAGASLAYILASGSLPPFVVIHRMVSGIDSFPLLAVPFFILAGNLMNNAGITTRIYNFALALVGWLKGGLGHVNVLGSVIFAGMSGTAIADAAGLGTIEIKAMKEHGYSTEFAVGVTAASATLGPIIPPSLPFVIYGMMANVSVGALFLAGVLPGALLAILMMLTVAYFAHRNGWGGDVKFSSTRFFKAMCELAVVIAWPLLLWLLVAKLGTPPQLTVFAGLASLFVLDKIFKFEALLPIMTPVLLIGGMSTGLFTPTEGAIAACVWAMILGFGWYKTLSWKMFVKVCLDTIETTSTVLFIVAAASIFGWMLTATGVTTDIASWVLGFTKEAWVFLLLANLLMLFVGCFLEPTAAITILVPILLPIATQLGVNPIHFGLVMVLNLMIGLLHPPMGMVLFVLARVAGLSFERTTMAILPWLIPLLLALVVITYVPSLVLWLPRMFF; encoded by the coding sequence ATGCTGAAAATATTCTTCCTGGTCTTCATGGCGGGCGGCATTCCGGTGGCCGTGGCCATGGCCGGCGCCTCGCTGGCCTACATCCTGGCGAGCGGCAGCCTGCCGCCGTTCGTGGTCATCCACCGCATGGTGAGCGGGATCGACAGCTTCCCTTTGCTGGCGGTGCCCTTCTTCATCCTTGCGGGCAACCTGATGAACAACGCGGGCATCACCACCCGCATCTACAACTTCGCGCTGGCGCTGGTCGGTTGGCTCAAGGGCGGGCTGGGGCATGTGAACGTGCTCGGCTCGGTGATCTTCGCGGGCATGAGCGGCACGGCCATTGCCGATGCCGCGGGCCTGGGCACGATCGAGATCAAGGCCATGAAGGAGCACGGCTATTCGACCGAGTTCGCGGTCGGCGTGACGGCCGCCTCGGCCACGCTGGGCCCGATCATTCCGCCCAGTTTGCCGTTCGTGATCTACGGGATGATGGCCAACGTGTCGGTGGGGGCGCTGTTCCTTGCGGGGGTCCTGCCCGGCGCGCTGCTGGCCATCCTGATGATGCTGACGGTGGCCTACTTCGCCCATCGCAACGGCTGGGGCGGCGACGTCAAGTTTTCGAGCACGCGCTTCTTCAAGGCCATGTGCGAGCTGGCCGTGGTGATCGCCTGGCCGCTCCTGCTGTGGCTCCTGGTGGCCAAGCTGGGCACGCCGCCGCAGCTCACCGTGTTTGCGGGCCTGGCGTCGCTGTTCGTGCTCGACAAGATCTTCAAGTTCGAAGCGCTGCTGCCCATCATGACGCCGGTGCTGCTGATCGGCGGCATGAGCACCGGCCTGTTCACGCCCACCGAGGGCGCCATTGCCGCGTGCGTGTGGGCCATGATTCTCGGCTTCGGCTGGTACAAGACGCTGTCGTGGAAGATGTTCGTCAAGGTCTGCCTCGACACCATCGAGACCACGTCCACCGTGCTTTTCATCGTGGCCGCCGCGTCCATCTTCGGCTGGATGCTCACCGCCACCGGCGTGACCACCGACATTGCGAGCTGGGTGCTGGGCTTCACCAAGGAAGCCTGGGTGTTCCTGCTGCTGGCCAACCTGCTGATGCTGTTCGTGGGCTGCTTCCTGGAGCCCACGGCCGCCATCACCATCCTGGTTCCGATCCTGCTGCCGATTGCAACCCAGCTGGGCGTGAACCCGATCCACTTCGGCCTGGTGATGGTGCTGAACCTCATGATCGGGCTGCTGCATCCGCCGATGGGCATGGTGCTGTTCGTGCTGGCGCGCGTGGCGGGCCTGAGCTTCGAGCGCACGACGATGGCGATCCTGCCGTGGCTGATTCCGCTGCTGCTGGCATTGGTCGTGATCACCTACGTACCGTCATTGGTACTCTGGTTGCCCAGAATGTTCTTCTAA
- a CDS encoding UxaA family hydrolase, with the protein MNPFIRLHPADDVVIARSQLVGGAKVEDFAVRGLIPAGHKVATHDIAAGEPVRRYNQIIGFASKAIAAGEHVHTHNLDMGPDKGAVTEGFVRDYAFGADVKPAPAKREATFMGIRRADGRVATRNYIGVLTSVNCSATAARAIADHFSRKTNPSALAAYPNVDGIVALTHGTGCGMDTQGMGMQILERTLTGYATHPNFAGVLVVGLGCEANQINAWLATGHLAEGENFRTFNIQDTGGTRKTVEKGIALINEMLPRANAVKREPCSAAHITIGLQCGGSDGYSGISANPALGAAVDLLVAHGGTAILSETPEVYGAEHLLTRRAVRREVGQKLVDRIKWWEHYTAINEGEMNNNPSPGNKAGGLTTILEKSLGAVAKGGTSNLEAVYEYAEPVTAHGFVYMDTPGYDPVSATGQVAGGANVICFTTGRGSAYGCAPSPSLKLATNSALWQRQEEDMDINCGEIVDGTSSIQEMGQRIFELVLATASGEPSKSEKHGYGQNEFVPWQVGAVM; encoded by the coding sequence ATGAATCCCTTCATTCGCCTGCATCCGGCCGACGATGTCGTGATCGCGCGCAGCCAGCTGGTCGGCGGCGCCAAGGTCGAAGACTTCGCCGTGCGCGGCCTGATTCCCGCCGGGCACAAGGTGGCGACGCATGACATTGCCGCCGGCGAACCGGTGCGCCGCTACAACCAGATCATCGGCTTTGCGAGCAAGGCCATCGCGGCCGGCGAGCACGTGCACACGCACAACCTCGACATGGGCCCGGACAAGGGCGCCGTCACGGAAGGTTTTGTGCGCGACTACGCGTTCGGCGCCGACGTGAAGCCGGCGCCCGCGAAGCGCGAGGCCACGTTCATGGGCATCAGGCGCGCCGACGGCCGCGTGGCGACGCGCAACTACATCGGCGTGCTCACCAGCGTGAATTGCTCGGCCACCGCGGCGCGCGCCATTGCCGACCATTTCTCGCGCAAGACCAATCCATCGGCACTGGCGGCCTACCCGAACGTCGACGGCATCGTGGCGCTCACCCACGGCACGGGCTGCGGCATGGACACGCAGGGCATGGGCATGCAGATCCTGGAGCGCACGCTCACGGGCTACGCCACGCACCCGAACTTCGCGGGCGTGCTGGTGGTGGGCCTGGGCTGCGAGGCGAACCAGATCAATGCCTGGCTCGCAACCGGCCACCTGGCCGAGGGCGAGAACTTCCGCACCTTCAACATCCAGGACACCGGCGGCACGCGCAAGACGGTGGAGAAAGGCATCGCGCTGATCAACGAGATGCTGCCGCGCGCCAATGCGGTGAAGCGCGAGCCGTGCAGCGCGGCGCACATCACGATCGGGCTGCAGTGCGGCGGCTCGGACGGGTACTCCGGCATCAGCGCCAATCCGGCGCTGGGCGCGGCGGTCGACCTGCTGGTGGCGCATGGCGGCACGGCCATCCTCAGCGAAACGCCCGAGGTCTATGGCGCCGAGCATCTGCTGACGCGCCGGGCCGTCCGGCGCGAGGTCGGCCAGAAACTGGTGGACCGCATCAAGTGGTGGGAGCACTACACAGCGATCAACGAAGGCGAGATGAACAACAACCCCTCGCCGGGCAACAAGGCGGGCGGCCTCACGACCATCCTCGAAAAATCGCTCGGCGCCGTGGCCAAGGGCGGAACCAGCAACCTCGAGGCGGTGTACGAATACGCCGAGCCGGTGACCGCGCACGGCTTCGTCTACATGGACACGCCGGGCTACGACCCCGTGAGCGCGACCGGGCAGGTGGCGGGCGGCGCGAACGTCATCTGCTTCACGACCGGGCGCGGCTCCGCCTATGGCTGCGCGCCCTCTCCTTCGCTCAAGCTCGCGACCAACTCGGCGCTGTGGCAGCGGCAGGAAGAGGACATGGACATCAACTGCGGCGAGATCGTGGACGGCACCAGCTCGATCCAGGAGATGGGCCAGCGCATCTTTGAACTGGTGCTCGCCACGGCGTCCGGCGAGCCCTCGAAGAGCGAGAAGCATGGCTACGGCCAGAACGAATTCGTGCCGTGGCAAGTCGGCGCCGTGATGTAG
- a CDS encoding malate/lactate/ureidoglycolate dehydrogenase: MPKTLPAATLRSQCAQILTAAGSTPAEAAQVAGNLVLANLSGHDSHGVGMLPRYVDAVAEGGLTPNAAVKVNADIGTMLALDGQHGYGQIVGVQAMELGIARAKQHGSCIFTLANAHHLGRIGHFAEMATAEGLVSMHFVNVLSRPVVAPWGGGDGRFGTNPCCIGIPLAGAEPFLLDFATSRVAQGKMRVAHNKGEQVPDGYLIDERGAPTNDPGVVVVPQSNGLFGALMTFGEHKGYGMAMACELLGGALSGGGTWHRPADTARTVLNGMLTILIDPAKLGTQASFEQEATAFVDWLRQSPPGAGFDQVQIAGEPERAARVAREREGIWLDDATWGEIVAAGSKMGVAIA, from the coding sequence ATGCCCAAGACCCTTCCCGCCGCTACGTTGCGATCGCAATGCGCCCAAATCCTGACGGCCGCCGGCAGCACGCCGGCCGAAGCCGCGCAGGTCGCCGGCAATCTGGTGCTGGCCAACCTGAGCGGCCATGATTCGCACGGCGTGGGCATGCTGCCGCGCTATGTCGATGCGGTGGCCGAAGGCGGACTCACGCCGAATGCCGCGGTCAAGGTCAACGCCGACATCGGCACGATGCTCGCACTCGATGGCCAGCATGGCTACGGCCAGATCGTCGGCGTGCAGGCGATGGAGCTCGGCATCGCGCGTGCAAAGCAGCACGGCAGCTGCATCTTCACGCTCGCGAATGCGCACCATCTGGGTCGCATCGGGCATTTCGCCGAAATGGCGACGGCCGAGGGCCTGGTCTCGATGCACTTCGTCAACGTGCTCTCGCGGCCCGTGGTGGCGCCGTGGGGCGGCGGCGACGGGCGCTTCGGCACCAACCCGTGCTGCATCGGCATTCCGCTGGCGGGGGCCGAGCCTTTCCTGCTCGACTTTGCGACCAGCCGCGTGGCACAGGGCAAGATGCGCGTCGCCCACAACAAGGGCGAACAGGTGCCGGACGGCTACCTGATCGACGAGCGCGGCGCGCCCACCAACGACCCCGGCGTCGTGGTGGTGCCGCAATCCAATGGCCTCTTCGGCGCACTCATGACCTTCGGCGAGCACAAGGGCTACGGCATGGCGATGGCGTGCGAGCTGCTTGGCGGCGCGCTCAGCGGTGGAGGTACCTGGCATCGCCCGGCCGACACCGCCCGCACGGTGCTCAACGGCATGCTGACGATCCTGATCGACCCCGCCAAGCTGGGAACCCAGGCCAGCTTCGAGCAGGAAGCGACGGCCTTCGTCGACTGGCTGCGCCAGAGCCCGCCGGGTGCCGGCTTCGACCAGGTGCAGATTGCCGGCGAGCCGGAGCGCGCGGCGCGCGTGGCGCGCGAGCGCGAGGGCATCTGGCTCGACGATGCGACCTGGGGAGAAATCGTCGCGGCCGGTTCGAAGATGGGCGTGGCGATCGCGTAA
- a CDS encoding DMT family transporter produces MSEAVSEARGAPSLLQTIVLTAAAMIAFAANSLLCRLALQHQGIDPASFGSIRLVSGALTLALVVRLRARPPSPARVDWLAAAMLFAYVAFFSFAYLSLPAGTGALILFGAVQLTMLGAGLGSGERFGPVAWLGFVLAAGGLVYLVLPGVAAPPLLGAALMAIAGVAWGVYSLRGRGVADPLAATARNFLRAVPLALALSLVFVARAHVDATGIALAVASGALTSGLGYVVWYAALARLSAMQAATVQLSVPLLAAIGGVLLLSEAITPRLAAASVAILGGIAIVLSQKSRKARR; encoded by the coding sequence ATGTCTGAAGCCGTGTCCGAGGCGCGCGGCGCCCCGTCCCTCCTGCAGACCATCGTCCTCACCGCGGCGGCCATGATCGCGTTCGCGGCCAATTCGCTGTTGTGCAGGCTGGCGCTGCAGCATCAGGGCATCGATCCGGCCAGCTTCGGCAGCATCCGGCTGGTTTCGGGTGCGCTCACGCTGGCCCTTGTCGTGCGGCTCAGGGCGCGGCCGCCTTCGCCCGCCCGTGTCGATTGGCTCGCCGCCGCCATGCTGTTCGCCTACGTCGCGTTTTTTTCGTTCGCCTACCTCAGCCTGCCGGCGGGAACGGGCGCGCTGATCCTGTTCGGCGCGGTTCAGCTCACGATGCTCGGCGCGGGCCTGGGCTCCGGGGAGCGCTTCGGGCCGGTTGCATGGCTGGGCTTCGTGCTGGCCGCGGGCGGGCTCGTCTACCTGGTGTTGCCGGGCGTCGCGGCGCCGCCGCTCCTGGGTGCCGCGCTGATGGCCATCGCCGGCGTGGCGTGGGGCGTGTATTCGCTCCGCGGCCGCGGCGTGGCAGACCCGCTGGCCGCCACGGCGCGCAACTTCTTGCGGGCCGTGCCGCTGGCCCTGGCGCTGAGTCTGGTTTTCGTCGCCCGCGCCCATGTGGATGCAACCGGCATCGCACTGGCCGTGGCTTCCGGCGCATTGACCTCGGGCCTCGGTTATGTCGTCTGGTACGCGGCGCTGGCCCGTCTTTCGGCCATGCAGGCGGCCACCGTGCAGCTGTCGGTGCCGCTCCTGGCGGCAATCGGCGGCGTGCTGCTGCTGTCGGAAGCAATCACGCCGCGGCTGGCGGCTGCCTCGGTGGCCATCCTGGGCGGCATTGCGATCGTGCTGAGCCAGAAGTCGCGCAAAGCACGCCGTTAG
- a CDS encoding DUF2182 domain-containing protein: MNPTAGSPPRNVTRHRRVFLPVLAALVTLAWMALWAWARSPYGRYLEHGDWTASGPAAFLCQAIPAGGVIVPAVLYAAAWILMTAAMMLPTTLPLFNAFDRLTAGRPDHARLLMLLGLGYMAVWGAFGLLAHGLHSAVLALLASAPTLAWHGWVIGAATIALAGAFQFSRLKHRCLEKCRTPLSFVIEHWRGQAQARQAFALGTHHGLFCVGCCWALMLLMFALGTGSLGWMLLLAAVMALEKNVPWGHRLSAPLGFALLGWAVFMVATHV, from the coding sequence ATGAACCCGACGGCCGGCTCGCCGCCGCGCAACGTCACCCGTCATCGCCGCGTGTTCCTGCCGGTTCTCGCCGCACTGGTCACGCTTGCGTGGATGGCGTTGTGGGCCTGGGCGCGCAGCCCTTACGGGCGCTATCTCGAACACGGCGACTGGACCGCCTCGGGGCCGGCCGCGTTCCTGTGCCAGGCCATTCCCGCCGGCGGCGTGATCGTGCCCGCGGTGCTCTACGCCGCGGCATGGATCCTCATGACGGCGGCCATGATGCTGCCGACCACGCTGCCGCTGTTCAACGCCTTCGACCGATTGACCGCGGGGCGCCCGGACCATGCGCGCCTGCTCATGCTGCTGGGACTCGGCTACATGGCCGTGTGGGGTGCCTTCGGGCTGCTGGCGCACGGGCTCCACAGTGCGGTGCTGGCCCTGCTCGCCAGCGCGCCCACGCTGGCCTGGCACGGCTGGGTGATCGGTGCCGCGACCATTGCGTTGGCCGGAGCCTTCCAGTTCAGCCGCCTCAAGCACCGGTGCCTGGAGAAGTGCCGCACGCCCTTGAGCTTCGTCATCGAGCACTGGCGGGGCCAGGCGCAAGCCCGCCAAGCGTTCGCGCTGGGCACGCACCACGGCCTGTTCTGCGTCGGCTGCTGCTGGGCGCTGATGCTGCTGATGTTCGCGCTCGGCACCGGCAGTCTCGGCTGGATGCTTCTGCTGGCCGCCGTCATGGCGCTGGAAAAGAACGTTCCCTGGGGCCATCGCCTGAGCGCGCCGCTCGGGTTCGCGCTGCTGGGCTGGGCCGTCTTCATGGTGGCGACGCATGTCTGA
- a CDS encoding DUF1326 domain-containing protein: MSYHLEGRLLEVCNCNVLCPCWIGEDPDNGTCDTIVAWRIDKGTIDGVDVGGNTIAAVAHVPGNILEGNWTAAIFVDENASKAQEEALLKVYTGKAGGPIADLAALIGQVVSVERAPIRFTVNEGKGELEIGKDYYAELEPYRGATGGQTTLSDTVFSTVPGAPVFVGKAPTYRSKNAALGIDLDIKNHNALQSTFVFDA, translated from the coding sequence ATGAGCTATCACCTGGAAGGTCGCCTGCTCGAGGTATGCAACTGCAACGTCCTGTGCCCTTGCTGGATCGGCGAAGACCCCGACAACGGCACCTGCGACACCATCGTCGCGTGGCGCATCGACAAGGGAACCATCGACGGCGTCGATGTCGGCGGCAACACCATCGCGGCCGTGGCGCATGTGCCCGGAAACATCCTCGAAGGCAACTGGACGGCGGCGATCTTCGTCGACGAAAACGCCTCGAAAGCGCAGGAAGAGGCGCTGCTCAAGGTCTACACCGGGAAGGCCGGCGGGCCGATCGCCGATCTGGCCGCACTCATCGGCCAGGTGGTGTCGGTCGAGCGGGCGCCCATTCGCTTCACCGTGAACGAAGGTAAGGGCGAGCTGGAGATCGGCAAGGATTACTACGCCGAACTCGAACCCTACCGCGGCGCGACCGGCGGCCAGACCACGCTTTCGGACACCGTGTTCTCGACGGTTCCGGGCGCGCCGGTGTTCGTCGGCAAGGCTCCGACCTACCGCTCGAAGAACGCCGCCCTCGGCATCGATCTCGACATCAAGAACCACAACGCCCTGCAGAGCACCTTCGTCTTCGACGCATGA
- the slmA gene encoding nucleoid occlusion factor SlmA: MQNEETSHPGVETQTETLTPAAPVRKRPKPGERRVQILQALAAMLEQPGAERVTTAALAARLDVSEAALYRHFASKAQMFEGLIDFIEQSVFTLVNQILEREGATGAQQAARILTLLVQFAERNPGMTRVMVGDALVFENERLQQRMNQFFDKIEATLRQVLRGAATADGSTTPTVDAQVRAAALTAFVVGQLQRFTRSGFRRAPSEHLEATIALIV, from the coding sequence ATGCAGAACGAAGAGACAAGCCATCCCGGCGTAGAAACCCAGACAGAGACGCTGACCCCTGCAGCTCCGGTGCGAAAGCGACCCAAGCCCGGGGAGCGGCGCGTGCAGATACTGCAGGCGCTGGCGGCCATGCTCGAGCAGCCTGGCGCCGAGCGGGTGACGACCGCGGCACTGGCTGCGCGGCTGGATGTGAGCGAGGCCGCGCTCTATCGCCACTTCGCGAGCAAGGCCCAGATGTTCGAGGGCCTGATCGATTTCATCGAGCAAAGCGTCTTCACCCTGGTGAACCAGATCCTCGAGCGCGAGGGCGCAACGGGTGCCCAGCAGGCCGCAAGAATCCTGACGCTGCTGGTGCAGTTTGCCGAGCGCAACCCCGGCATGACGCGCGTCATGGTCGGCGATGCGCTGGTGTTCGAGAACGAGCGGCTGCAGCAGCGCATGAACCAGTTCTTCGACAAGATCGAAGCCACCTTGCGCCAGGTGCTGCGCGGCGCCGCCACGGCGGATGGCTCGACCACGCCCACGGTGGACGCGCAGGTGCGCGCCGCCGCGCTCACGGCCTTCGTGGTCGGCCAGCTGCAGCGATTCACGCGCTCCGGCTTCCGGCGCGCGCCTTCGGAGCATCTCGAAGCCACGATCGCGCTGATCGTCTAG
- the galE gene encoding UDP-glucose 4-epimerase GalE, translated as MAQSSVLVTGGAGFIGSHTCVALAAAGYTPVILDNLGNSDVRVLERLRQITGSAPRLIEGDVRDRALLDRVLASERFSAVIHFAGLKAVGDSVADPLTYYDNNVHGSLVLASAMQQAGVRTLIFSSSATVYGEPDQSPIPEGAPCRPANPYGRSKRMVEEALIDLHRAEPGWRIALLRYFNPVGAHESGRIGEHPQGKPNNLMPFVCQVAVGQRDKLLIHGNDYPTPDGTGVRDYVHVMDLAEGHVAALRHAESQVGLVTLNLGTGRGASVLEVVHAFERASGRPLPYEVGPRRPGDVPAYWGDPSLAEATLGWRAQRGLDQMCADSWRWQQGNPNGYDTASVQR; from the coding sequence ATGGCCCAAAGCAGCGTTCTGGTGACTGGCGGGGCAGGCTTCATCGGCAGCCACACCTGCGTGGCGCTGGCCGCCGCCGGATACACGCCGGTCATTCTCGACAATCTTGGCAACAGCGACGTCCGCGTGCTGGAGCGGTTGCGCCAGATCACGGGTAGCGCACCGCGGCTGATCGAGGGCGACGTACGCGACAGGGCGCTGCTCGACCGCGTGCTGGCCAGCGAACGCTTCTCGGCCGTGATCCACTTCGCGGGCCTCAAGGCCGTCGGCGACTCGGTGGCCGACCCGCTCACGTACTACGACAACAACGTGCATGGAAGCCTCGTGCTCGCTTCGGCCATGCAACAGGCAGGCGTCCGTACGCTGATTTTTTCGTCGTCAGCCACGGTGTACGGCGAACCCGACCAATCGCCCATTCCGGAAGGCGCGCCCTGCAGGCCGGCCAATCCCTATGGGCGTTCGAAGCGCATGGTGGAAGAAGCGCTGATCGATCTGCACCGCGCCGAGCCGGGCTGGCGCATTGCGCTGCTGCGCTATTTCAACCCGGTGGGCGCCCATGAGAGCGGACGCATCGGCGAACATCCGCAAGGCAAGCCGAACAACCTGATGCCCTTCGTGTGCCAGGTGGCGGTGGGGCAGCGCGACAAGCTGCTCATCCACGGCAACGACTATCCGACGCCCGACGGCACCGGCGTGCGCGACTACGTGCATGTGATGGACCTGGCCGAAGGGCACGTGGCGGCGCTGCGGCACGCAGAAAGCCAGGTGGGCCTGGTCACGCTGAACCTCGGCACCGGCCGCGGCGCCTCCGTGCTCGAAGTGGTGCATGCCTTCGAACGCGCAAGCGGGCGGCCGCTTCCTTATGAGGTCGGCCCGCGCCGGCCCGGCGACGTGCCTGCGTACTGGGGCGATCCGTCGCTCGCAGAAGCAACCTTGGGCTGGCGCGCGCAGCGCGGGCTCGACCAGATGTGCGCGGACAGCTGGCGTTGGCAGCAGGGCAATCCGAACGGGTACGACACCGCATCCGTCCAGCGCTGA